In one window of Oryza sativa Japonica Group chromosome 9, ASM3414082v1 DNA:
- the LOC136351663 gene encoding uncharacterized protein, translating to MYADRRSKEFIDGVHYFLRVAEANRQRGFICCPCNKCKNQKEYSASRTIHFHLFESGFMPSYNCWTSHGEQGVEMEEDEVEDDNIPDFAQYVGFEGNRTGEEEIAADGNDVADDLGQMLQDAREDCESEKEAHKLDKMLEDHRTSLYPGCEQGHKKLDTTLELLQWKAKNGVSDKAFGDLLKLFKNILPGGNKLPETTYEAKKIVCPLGLEVHKIHACPNDCILYRGEEYENLEACPVCKALRYKIRRDDPGEVDGQLTKKRIPAKVMWYFPIIPRLRRLFRNKGNARMLRWHAEERQQDGMLRHPADGSQWRNIDRKFKEFGKDARNIWFGLSTDGMNPFGEMSSGHSTWPVTMCIYNLPPWLCMKRKYIMMPIIIQGPKQPGNDIDVYLRPLVEDLKQLWQKEGVPVWDEDKQEEFNLRALLFVTINDWPALSNLSGQSNKGYKACTYCMDETESTYLKHCRKVVYMGHRRFLAANHPVRKKGKHFEHKADHRTKPKHHSGKTVFAMVKDLKVVFGKGPGSQHIESEDGHAAMWKKNSIFWELPYWEFLDVRHAIDKGSHYLSPASYTLSKAEKESMFECLESIKVPSGYSTNIKRIISTKEKKFTNLKSHDCHVLMTQLLPVVIRGILPDNYVRNRARPEASIAKGYGTEEVIEFCVEFIEDLRPIGVPESRHEGRLRGKGTLGRKAITTVDNNLFRKAHFTVLQHSSLVAPYIEEHLALVRARNIGKSDAWITRHHIDTFPAWLRQHLMGNESINQQLAFLARGPSGSIATFQGYEINGYTFYTRAQDMKSTNQNSAVRVDAMGHDGTTATYYGAIEDIWELDYGPLKVPLFRCQWVRLTGGGVMIDDSGMTTVDLNKVGYSDEPFVLANDVTQVFFVKDMSSKGKKGRGPDKPKRQVVLPGKRKIVGVEDKTDEDYDQLDGQPTFTVTIDPSILLSNEDTPYSRSDHKE from the exons atgtacgctgaccggcggtccaaagagtttattgacggcgtgcactattttttgagagtggccgaagctaacaggcaaaggggttttatttgttgtccatgcaataagtgtaagaatcagaaggagtattctgcatccaggactattcatttccacttgtttgagtcggggttcatgccaagctataattgttggacatcccacggagagcaaggtgttgaaatggaagaagatgaagtggaagacgacaatattccggactttgctcagtatgttggatttgaaggaaatcgaacgggcgaggaggaaatagctgctgatggtaacgacgttgcggatgatcttggtcagatgttgcaggacgctagggaggactgcgaaagtgaaaaggaggcccataaattggacaagatgttggaggaccacagaacttcgttgtacccaggttgcgagcaggggcacaaaaagttggataccactctggagttgttgcaatggaaggcaaaaaatggggttagtgacaaggcatttggcgatttattgaaactctttaagaacattcttccggggggaaacaaattgcccgagacaacgtacgaggctaagaagatagtctgcccgttaggactggaagttcataagattcacgcatgtccgaacgattgtatcctatatcgcggtgaggagtatgagaacctagaagcatgccctgtttgcaaagcactacgatacaagattagacgggacgatccaggagaagttgacgggcagctaacaaagaagagaattcctgctaaggtgatgtggtatttccctataataccacggctaaggcgtttgttcaggaacaaggggaatgctagaatgttgcgatggcacgctgaagagcgtcaacaggacgggatgctgagacaccccgccgatggttcgcagtggcgaaacatcgacagaaaatttaaagaatttggaaaggacgcacgaaacatatggtttggtttgagtacggatggcatgaatccttttggagagatgagcagcggccatagcacttggcccgttacgatgtgtatctacaacctccccccctggctatgcatgaagaggaagtacataatgatgccgattattattcaaggccccaagcaacctggtaacgacatcgacgtgtacctaagaccactggtcgaagatcttaaacagttgtggcagaaggaaggtgtccccgtgtgggacgaggacaaacaggaggagtttaacctacgagcgctgctgttcgtaaccatcaacgattggcctgcacttagcaacctatccggacagtccaacaaggggtacaaggcttgcacttactgtatggatgaaacagaaagtacgtatcttaagcactgtaggaaggttgtatacatgggtcatcgtcgattccttgcagcaaaccacccggtacggaagaaaggcaagcacttcgaacataaggccgaccaccgtacgaagcctaaacatcacagcgggaaaacagtgtttgctatggttaaagatcttaaagtagtgttcggaaaggggcctggaagccagcatatagagagcgaagatggtcacgcggcgatgtggaaaaagaactctatattttgggagttaccatattgggaattcttggacgtacgccacgcaatcgac aaaggaagccattacttgagtccagccagctacactcttagcaaggcagagaaggaaagtatgtttgaatgcttggagagcataaaggtaccgtctggatactccacgaatatcaagcgaataataagcacgaaggagaagaagttcacaaacctaaagtctcatgactgtcacgtgttgatgacacaactgctaccagttgtaataaggggtatccttccagacaat tatgttcgtaaccgtgctcgtccagaggcaagcatcgccaagggttatggaacagaggaggtcatcgaattttgcgtagaatttattgaagaccttcgcccaatcggggtacctgaatcacgccatgaagggagactacggggaaagggaactctcggaaggaaagcaataacgacggtagacaacaatttattccgtaaagcccatttcactgttctgcaacactcttcattggtagctccttacatcgaggagcacttggctctagttcgcgcaaggaacatcggtaagtccgatgcatggattacacgacatcacattgatactttccccgcgtggctacgacaacatctcatgggtaacgagtcaatcaaccaacaacttgccttcctggcgaggggaccgtctgggtcgatcgcgacattccagggatatgagatcaatgggtacacattctacacgagagcccaagacatgaagagcacgaaccaaaacagcgctgttcgtgtcgatgccatgggacacgatggaacaactgccacgtattacggtgccatcgaggacatatgggaacttgactatggtcctctcaaggttcctctgttccggtgccaatgggttaggttgactggtggaggcgtaatgattgatgacagtgggatgacaactgttgaccttaacaaggttggatactcggacgaaccttttgtccttgccaatgatgtaacgcaagtctttttcgtgaaggacatgtctagcaaaggaaagaagggtagAGGGCCTGAtaagcctaagcgtcaagtggttctcccaggcaaaagaaaaatcgtcggagttgaggacaagactgacgaggattacgatcagttggatgggcaacccactttcacggtgacgattgaccctagcatccttctatcaaatgaagacaccccttactcacgcagcgatcacaaggag